In the Clostridium beijerinckii genome, one interval contains:
- a CDS encoding sigma-54-dependent transcriptional regulator, with translation MIIKLENNKLSRKDRVYGRLKQLTAEAAFETDLIEKVGFEASYIAEELKISRNNVSKELNCLVNEGKAIKILGKPVLYLDKDYLEATYKIEINEPIIKEYNFFRKIINKELNLESQNKNIIESYNNNEVNSNLGNTKIKTRDIFENIIGNRDSLKSQIKQAKAAILYPTNGLHTLLIGPTGVGKTTFAEMMYRYAINVGILKANAPYVIFNCADYAENSQLLLSHLFGYAKGAFTGADKEKKGLIDEANNGILFLDEVHRLPPEGQEMLFSLIDRGSYRRLGESENTRRANILFIAATTEEPKSTILSTFLRRIPVTIKLPSLDERSLKERMKLIYEFFKNECLKIKAQLKVSKEVLKVLLLYKCPGNIGQLKNDIQLICANAFVEYITQDQKYVHVKLSQLSQRFKEGLFTIEDKRRELFKYFDLNDFESITFNSSNEEFDDNLNGLLLYDKYNTEEDFYDVMLERAQKFYEDGLSVNQIRENINSQIRDRFNNSPLSEKSQNLTINKEVLSKIVTPEIVNIIEESFFENEDYFATSTDTKLIYSLALHIETLIERLKLGNVTIYPNIESSYREHINEYNIAERIKLKIEKQFLIKVPNDEVAFITMFLYSVNTKRAYGNIQVLVIAHGNGTATNMVEVTKTLLGCNCIHALDMPLEEKVEIALNKAIDMVKEMDCEGGVLLLVDMGSLTTFSDVITEKTGIKTQTLKMVSTPMVIEAARKAMMPDITMDILVESVKNVSSLIGDSIKLSNPPMEVEPENTNCRDYAVNMLEEILTFLSAKKASKTLDEVLKNIASVYNKEIDDAMYIKFLFHCSCMIERVIRNETLPYKKFSKIKSAKEQLFEVIKNNFILVEEVFGIHIPNSELAYIVEMVDINFDLNNIKSEEEI, from the coding sequence ATGATTATAAAACTGGAAAATAATAAATTGAGTAGAAAAGATAGAGTATATGGAAGGCTAAAGCAACTTACAGCAGAAGCAGCTTTTGAGACTGATTTAATAGAGAAAGTAGGATTTGAAGCAAGTTATATAGCTGAAGAACTAAAAATATCAAGAAATAATGTTAGTAAAGAATTAAACTGTCTTGTAAATGAAGGTAAAGCAATTAAGATATTGGGCAAGCCTGTATTATATTTAGATAAGGATTATCTAGAAGCTACCTATAAAATAGAGATAAATGAACCAATAATAAAAGAATATAATTTCTTTAGAAAAATTATAAATAAAGAGCTGAATTTAGAGTCGCAAAATAAGAATATAATAGAAAGTTATAATAATAATGAAGTTAATAGTAATTTGGGAAATACAAAAATTAAAACTAGGGATATATTTGAAAATATAATAGGAAATAGGGATTCTTTAAAATCACAAATTAAACAGGCAAAAGCAGCAATATTATATCCAACCAATGGCTTACATACATTATTAATTGGGCCCACGGGGGTTGGAAAAACTACTTTTGCAGAAATGATGTATAGATATGCTATAAATGTAGGGATTCTGAAAGCTAACGCGCCATATGTTATTTTCAATTGTGCGGATTATGCAGAAAACTCTCAATTATTATTATCACATCTGTTTGGATATGCGAAGGGTGCATTTACAGGAGCTGATAAAGAAAAAAAGGGATTAATAGATGAAGCTAATAACGGAATTCTATTTTTAGATGAAGTTCATCGTTTACCACCTGAGGGGCAAGAAATGTTATTTTCATTAATTGATAGAGGTAGCTATCGTAGATTAGGAGAATCTGAAAATACAAGAAGAGCTAATATATTGTTTATAGCAGCTACTACTGAAGAGCCTAAATCGACTATACTAAGTACTTTCTTAAGAAGAATTCCAGTAACTATTAAACTACCAAGTTTAGATGAACGTTCCTTAAAAGAGAGAATGAAACTTATTTATGAATTTTTTAAAAACGAGTGTCTTAAAATTAAAGCTCAATTAAAAGTATCGAAAGAAGTTTTAAAAGTGCTGCTGCTTTATAAATGTCCAGGCAACATAGGCCAACTGAAAAATGATATCCAGCTTATTTGTGCCAATGCATTTGTTGAATATATAACACAAGATCAAAAATACGTACACGTGAAGTTATCCCAGCTTTCACAGCGCTTTAAAGAAGGATTATTTACAATTGAGGATAAAAGGCGAGAACTTTTTAAATATTTTGATTTAAATGACTTTGAGTCTATAACATTTAATAGTTCCAATGAGGAATTTGATGATAACTTAAATGGCTTACTACTTTATGATAAATATAATACTGAAGAAGACTTCTATGATGTTATGTTAGAAAGAGCACAAAAATTTTATGAAGATGGCTTGTCTGTAAATCAAATTAGGGAGAATATAAATAGTCAAATTCGAGATCGTTTTAATAACTCACCGCTATCAGAAAAGTCTCAAAATTTAACTATAAATAAAGAAGTTTTATCAAAAATTGTAACTCCTGAAATCGTTAATATTATAGAAGAATCATTTTTTGAAAATGAAGATTATTTCGCTACTAGTACAGATACAAAGTTAATTTATAGCCTGGCGCTGCATATTGAAACCCTTATAGAACGTTTGAAATTAGGAAATGTAACAATTTATCCAAATATAGAAAGTTCTTATAGGGAGCATATAAATGAATACAATATAGCTGAAAGAATAAAATTGAAAATTGAAAAACAATTTCTAATTAAAGTGCCTAATGATGAGGTAGCATTTATAACTATGTTTTTATATTCAGTAAATACAAAAAGAGCATATGGAAATATTCAAGTTTTAGTTATTGCTCATGGGAATGGGACTGCAACGAATATGGTAGAAGTTACAAAGACACTTTTAGGCTGCAACTGCATTCATGCATTGGATATGCCATTGGAAGAAAAGGTGGAGATAGCCCTAAATAAGGCTATAGATATGGTTAAGGAAATGGATTGTGAAGGAGGAGTTCTTTTACTAGTAGACATGGGATCCCTAACCACATTCTCAGATGTAATTACAGAAAAAACTGGTATAAAAACACAAACGTTGAAAATGGTTAGCACTCCAATGGTTATTGAAGCGGCTAGAAAAGCAATGATGCCTGATATAACTATGGATATATTAGTTGAAAGTGTAAAAAATGTAAGCTCATTAATTGGAGATAGCATAAAATTAAGTAATCCACCTATGGAAGTTGAACCAGAAAATACAAATTGTAGAGATTATGCTGTGAATATGCTAGAAGAAATATTAACTTTTTTAAGTGCTAAAAAAGCGTCTAAAACGTTAGATGAAGTTTTAAAAAATATAGCGTCTGTTTATAATAAAGAAATTGATGATGCTATGTATATTAAATTTTTATTTCATTGTTCATGTATGATTGAAAGAGTTATAAGAAATGAGACATTGCCATATAAAAAATTTTCCAAAATCAAATCTGCAAAAGAGCAACTTTTTGAGGTTATAAAAAATAATTTTATTTTAGTAGAAGAAGTATTTGGAATACACATTCCTAACAGTGAACTAGCATATATAGTTGAAATGGTGGATATTAATTTTGATTTAAATAATATTAAAAGTGAAGAAGAGATTTAG
- a CDS encoding response regulator transcription factor, translated as MKQILIIEDDINIAELEKEYLQLNGYKVEIIQDGIQGLKKALIGTYDLIIVDLMLPGKDGYEIVREVREKYEIPIIIVSARSEDIDKIKGLGFGADDYLTKPFSPAELVARIKSHMLRYERLSGNRPQLNIISHKALEIRTDSHKVFVNGKEVILTTKEYELMVFLASNPNIVFTKDQLFDRIWGDDYYGDTATVAVHIQKLRKKIEKDPGNPEYIETLWGTGYRFNS; from the coding sequence ATGAAACAAATATTAATTATAGAAGATGATATAAATATCGCTGAACTAGAAAAAGAGTATCTTCAATTAAATGGTTATAAAGTGGAAATAATTCAGGATGGTATTCAAGGATTAAAAAAAGCTCTTATTGGTACATATGATCTTATAATAGTTGATTTAATGCTACCAGGTAAAGACGGGTATGAAATAGTAAGAGAAGTTAGAGAAAAATATGAAATACCTATAATAATAGTATCAGCAAGAAGTGAGGATATTGATAAAATAAAGGGGTTAGGATTTGGTGCAGATGATTATTTAACAAAACCTTTTAGTCCTGCAGAATTAGTAGCCAGAATAAAGTCTCATATGCTTAGATATGAGCGATTATCAGGAAATAGACCCCAACTCAATATTATTAGCCATAAAGCATTGGAGATAAGAACAGATTCACATAAAGTTTTTGTAAATGGAAAAGAGGTTATTCTTACTACAAAAGAGTATGAGCTTATGGTATTTTTAGCTTCTAATCCAAATATAGTTTTCACTAAAGATCAATTATTCGATAGAATATGGGGAGATGATTATTACGGAGATACAGCAACTGTGGCAGTCCATATACAAAAGTTAAGAAAGAAGATAGAAAAAGATCCAGGAAATCCAGAGTATATTGAAACCCTTTGGGGAACAGGATATAGATTTAATTCATAA
- a CDS encoding sensor histidine kinase: MVEIYFKVVESIRRFRGRVYSHFHNRIDEEHREFFEKLKELNKMRYELVYEHQKIHHNSHHKQFNEFNRIHRYLRWMRPTGILISMLLVFSIFKFVDVKAITIFFAIIFIIHQSSHIYITLRMEKRIMKPIEKLKDGVEQIARGNYDVKIDNDVYNEIGILIYDFNKMAETLKKSEEMKLEYEENRKALIANISHDLKTPITSINGYIEALVDGVVTSPDKVNNYLNIIHNNTTYINNLIDDLFLFSKLDMQKLDFNFGIVKFKAFMSDLMEEFDFVLKEKDIEFKFEDRLSEELEINIDGKRIYQVIRNVIGNAIKYGRQKDSIIKVELSNNNEWIKIEIKDNGPGIPEDKLSNIFNRFYRIDTERTKDFMSTGLGLAIAKEMVEAHGGKIYASSIMGKGSTFTIEIPIK, encoded by the coding sequence ATGGTAGAAATTTATTTTAAGGTGGTGGAAAGCATTAGAAGGTTTAGAGGAAGAGTTTATTCTCATTTTCATAATAGAATTGATGAAGAACATCGGGAATTTTTTGAAAAACTCAAAGAGTTAAATAAAATGCGTTACGAGTTAGTTTATGAGCATCAAAAAATACATCATAATTCTCATCATAAACAATTTAATGAATTTAATAGGATACATAGATATTTAAGATGGATGCGTCCAACGGGAATTTTAATAAGCATGTTACTTGTTTTTTCCATATTTAAATTTGTAGATGTAAAGGCAATTACTATATTTTTTGCAATAATTTTTATTATTCATCAAAGCTCTCATATATATATAACTTTGAGAATGGAAAAAAGAATTATGAAACCTATAGAGAAGTTAAAAGATGGTGTTGAACAGATAGCCAGAGGTAACTATGATGTGAAAATTGATAACGACGTATATAATGAAATAGGAATTTTAATATATGATTTTAATAAGATGGCTGAAACCTTAAAAAAATCTGAAGAGATGAAACTTGAATATGAAGAAAATAGAAAAGCATTGATAGCTAATATTTCCCATGACTTAAAAACACCAATTACTTCAATTAATGGATATATTGAAGCCTTAGTGGATGGTGTTGTTACTTCACCAGATAAAGTGAACAATTATCTAAATATAATTCATAATAATACTACTTATATAAATAACCTTATTGATGATTTGTTTTTATTTTCAAAATTAGATATGCAAAAATTAGATTTTAATTTTGGGATAGTTAAATTTAAGGCATTTATGAGTGATCTTATGGAAGAGTTTGATTTTGTTCTTAAAGAAAAGGATATTGAATTTAAATTTGAAGATAGGTTGTCGGAAGAATTAGAAATTAACATAGATGGAAAAAGAATATATCAAGTTATTAGGAATGTTATAGGGAATGCTATAAAATATGGAAGGCAAAAAGATTCAATAATTAAAGTAGAATTAAGTAATAATAATGAATGGATTAAGATAGAAATTAAAGATAATGGTCCTGGGATTCCAGAAGATAAACTTTCAAATATATTTAATAGATTTTACCGTATAGATACAGAACGTACCAAAGACTTTATGAGTACGGGTTTAGGACTTGCAATTGCAAAGGAAATGGTAGAAGCTCATGGAGGAAAGATTTATGCATCAAGTATAATGGGGAAAGGAAGTACGTTTACTATAGAGATACCAATAAAGTGA
- a CDS encoding 2-hydroxyacid dehydrogenase produces the protein MKLVILEPLGVNKDKLLGMAKNSLGNEVDIIYYDTRVEDTETLIERSKDADAVVISNLPYKKEVIENCPNLKMICVAFTGVDHVAMDYCKERDILVCNCAGYSTAAVADLVFGMVISLYRNIIPCDKVTREGGTKNGLVGFELAGKKFGVVGAGAIGMRTAAIAKAFGCDVYAYSRTKKDVEGIEFVDLDTLMATCDIVSLHVPLNESTKGLINNEKLSLMKESAILINTARGPVLDSSALAEALNNGKIAGAGVDVFEIEPPIPTDHVLFGANNLIVTPHVAFATAEAFEKRAVIVFDNIKKWLKGTPQNVIK, from the coding sequence ATGAAATTAGTGATATTAGAGCCATTAGGTGTAAATAAGGATAAGTTATTGGGAATGGCAAAGAATAGTTTAGGAAATGAAGTAGACATAATATATTATGATACAAGAGTAGAAGATACCGAAACATTAATAGAAAGAAGCAAAGATGCTGATGCTGTAGTAATATCCAATCTTCCATATAAAAAAGAGGTAATAGAAAACTGTCCAAATTTGAAAATGATTTGTGTTGCGTTTACAGGAGTAGACCATGTTGCAATGGATTACTGTAAGGAAAGAGACATTTTAGTATGCAATTGTGCTGGATACTCAACTGCTGCAGTTGCAGACTTAGTATTTGGTATGGTTATTTCTCTATATAGAAATATTATACCATGTGATAAGGTGACTAGAGAAGGTGGAACGAAGAATGGGCTTGTGGGATTTGAACTCGCAGGAAAGAAGTTTGGAGTAGTAGGGGCAGGAGCTATAGGTATGAGAACTGCCGCAATTGCTAAAGCATTTGGATGTGATGTATACGCTTATAGCAGGACTAAAAAAGATGTTGAAGGAATCGAATTTGTAGATTTAGATACATTAATGGCTACTTGTGATATAGTATCGCTTCATGTTCCACTAAATGAAAGCACTAAAGGATTAATAAATAATGAAAAATTATCATTAATGAAAGAAAGTGCAATTTTAATAAATACAGCACGAGGTCCTGTTTTAGATAGTTCAGCACTTGCGGAAGCTTTAAATAATGGCAAAATTGCCGGTGCGGGAGTAGATGTATTTGAAATTGAGCCACCAATTCCTACAGATCATGTATTGTTTGGAGCAAATAATTTAATAGTTACTCCTCATGTTGCATTTGCAACAGCGGAAGCTTTCGAAAAGAGAGCAGTTATTGTTTTTGATAATATAAAAAAATGGTTAAAAGGTACTCCGCAAAATGTAATTAAATAA
- the dcd gene encoding dCTP deaminase gives MILSGKEILKNIGSNIIIEPFDEEKINPNSYNLSLHNELLVYENDILDMKTPNPTKVIKIPEDGLLLEPGKLYLGRTNEFTSTSKYVPMLEGRSSTGRLGLFIHVTAGFGDIGFSGYWTLEIFCVQPIKVYPNVEICQIYYHDIHGEYDLYSSGKYQNNKGIQPSLMYKDFER, from the coding sequence ATGATATTATCAGGAAAAGAAATATTAAAAAATATTGGTAGTAATATAATAATTGAACCTTTTGATGAGGAAAAAATAAATCCTAATAGTTATAATTTGTCTTTGCATAATGAATTATTAGTTTATGAAAATGATATTTTAGATATGAAAACTCCAAATCCAACAAAAGTTATAAAAATTCCGGAGGATGGATTATTATTAGAACCAGGTAAATTATACTTAGGTAGAACAAATGAATTTACGAGTACTAGTAAATATGTCCCTATGCTTGAAGGACGCTCTTCAACAGGTAGATTAGGGTTATTTATTCATGTTACAGCTGGATTCGGAGATATTGGATTTTCAGGCTACTGGACGTTAGAAATTTTTTGCGTTCAGCCAATAAAAGTTTATCCTAACGTAGAAATATGTCAAATATATTATCATGATATCCATGGAGAATATGATTTATATAGCAGTGGAAAATATCAGAATAATAAAGGAATACAGCCAAGTTTAATGTATAAAGATTTTGAAAGATAG
- a CDS encoding HesB-like protein, producing MKNVNISEEAYNEFKAFLEENKITDFNIRINFAGYACSGPVFNISLSEATDADEVEKMNDISFIYEKSLIEQFGGFIILSSDENEGNGLSLKPVIAPEGGCGGSCSGCH from the coding sequence ATGAAAAATGTTAATATAAGTGAAGAAGCTTATAATGAATTTAAAGCTTTTTTAGAAGAAAATAAAATAACTGATTTCAATATTAGAATAAATTTTGCTGGTTATGCATGTAGCGGTCCAGTTTTTAACATATCTCTTTCAGAAGCTACTGATGCCGACGAGGTTGAAAAAATGAATGATATTTCATTTATATACGAAAAATCCCTAATAGAACAATTTGGTGGATTTATAATACTTTCTTCTGATGAAAATGAAGGTAATGGCTTAAGTTTAAAGCCTGTTATAGCGCCTGAAGGCGGATGTGGTGGTTCTTGCTCAGGATGCCACTAA
- a CDS encoding VWA-like domain-containing protein — translation MDFEEKRQQLLKEAYQLSEDDKFSDNYKRNFFELVEDIILYLLQTQDVFFGQFMLRVQRKINTTLTAPISTIPKRDRFEMYFNPFLFLDCNRKEMAALFKHEIYHIMNSHFERERKLKDRFSKEAVNVALDISINQYIKDLPPFSKRLYAVNMEYNLSLEENRSVEEYAEEIHKSIKSRIKQDKVDKDDDSKYEVDMSKVHDLWESAQISDEDISNLTKKTALSAYNENTPKGLENIILAYKEKAEIPWQLVLKNILPSVKSGYKRTITRRDRRQPERLDLRGRLPKSQTELIVAIDISASMKDSDMHKILVEILSITSNIKNKITIIECDSEIRKVYDLRNENDIRKRSKDNGSTKFTPVFRYINENNLRSAVLIYFTDGVGERELEVKPINKKTIWVVSGNEELSLKNPYGEIKRINTEKKESSGGNIGLKMVNEAIHDWAR, via the coding sequence ATGGATTTTGAAGAAAAAAGACAGCAACTTTTAAAAGAAGCCTATCAATTGAGTGAAGATGATAAATTTAGTGATAATTATAAAAGAAATTTCTTTGAGCTAGTAGAGGATATTATATTATATTTGTTGCAAACTCAAGATGTTTTTTTTGGGCAATTCATGCTTAGAGTTCAACGGAAAATAAATACTACCTTAACAGCGCCAATATCAACTATTCCAAAGCGTGATAGATTCGAGATGTATTTTAATCCATTTTTATTTTTGGATTGTAATAGAAAAGAAATGGCAGCATTATTTAAACATGAAATATATCATATAATGAATTCTCATTTTGAAAGAGAAAGAAAATTGAAGGATAGATTTAGTAAAGAAGCGGTAAATGTTGCTTTAGATATTTCAATTAATCAGTATATAAAAGATTTACCACCCTTTAGCAAAAGGCTTTATGCAGTTAACATGGAATATAATTTATCACTTGAGGAAAATAGAAGTGTCGAGGAATATGCAGAAGAAATTCATAAATCAATTAAGTCTAGAATAAAGCAAGATAAAGTTGATAAAGATGATGATTCGAAATATGAAGTGGATATGTCAAAAGTCCATGATTTGTGGGAAAGTGCTCAAATAAGTGATGAAGATATTAGCAATTTGACTAAGAAAACGGCTCTAAGTGCTTATAATGAAAACACTCCAAAAGGATTAGAAAACATAATTTTAGCGTACAAAGAAAAGGCAGAAATACCTTGGCAACTTGTTCTTAAAAATATACTCCCAAGTGTGAAATCAGGATATAAGAGGACAATAACAAGAAGGGATAGAAGACAGCCGGAAAGATTAGATTTAAGAGGGAGGTTACCTAAGAGTCAAACTGAATTAATTGTAGCAATAGATATAAGTGCTAGCATGAAGGACAGTGATATGCATAAGATACTAGTGGAGATATTGTCTATAACTTCAAATATTAAGAATAAAATCACAATTATCGAATGTGATAGTGAGATTAGAAAAGTATATGACTTAAGAAATGAGAATGACATAAGAAAGAGAAGCAAAGATAATGGATCTACGAAATTTACACCTGTATTTAGGTATATAAATGAAAATAATTTAAGAAGTGCTGTATTAATATATTTTACAGATGGTGTTGGAGAAAGAGAGCTTGAAGTAAAGCCAATTAACAAAAAAACTATATGGGTTGTATCTGGAAATGAAGAATTATCATTAAAAAATCCTTATGGAGAGATTAAAAGAATAAATACTGAAAAGAAGGAAAGCTCAGGTGGGAATATCGGATTGAAAATGGTAAATGAAGCTATACACGACTGGGCTAGATAG
- a CDS encoding ATP-binding protein translates to MNYLECLNTVDLVVASNDVPLIIGESGVGKTSLVKRIARENGYYLVTIDANLLKEGEIGGLPVVENRTTIYATHSKLIEIKKALDEDINRDVILFIDELNRCDHAVAQELMNLILNREINGYILDERVKVIAAMNPSNKNDDFNNSQYDVVDMDPAQEDRFVWVKLDSDIKEWIKWGMSNDGNIDEHIIEFLSTFPEYLHTPDSEETIKATPRSWERVSKAYKVFVKNKGKYSLDTLLNVVKGNVGISIANDFGNFLINLKTPLVKVEDIFSSDILNFDLKEKIEKENHSRLYILSKNSLRYLENMPIERNLRLFSELLNLYPRDLRLGIMKEIKRDYKESGLYEKLLGTEEFLEAFFNIFG, encoded by the coding sequence TTGAATTATTTAGAGTGTTTAAATACAGTAGATTTAGTAGTCGCATCAAATGATGTGCCTTTAATTATAGGAGAAAGTGGAGTTGGAAAGACTTCATTAGTTAAGCGTATAGCAAGAGAAAATGGATATTATCTTGTTACAATAGATGCAAACTTGCTAAAGGAAGGGGAAATAGGAGGACTACCTGTAGTTGAAAATAGGACGACTATATATGCGACACATAGTAAGCTAATTGAAATCAAAAAAGCATTAGATGAAGATATAAATAGAGATGTTATTTTATTTATAGATGAATTGAATAGATGCGATCATGCCGTAGCACAAGAACTTATGAATCTTATCTTAAATAGAGAGATTAATGGATATATTTTGGATGAGAGAGTTAAAGTAATAGCTGCAATGAATCCTTCTAATAAAAATGATGACTTTAATAATAGTCAATATGATGTTGTTGATATGGATCCAGCTCAAGAAGATAGATTTGTCTGGGTAAAGTTAGACTCGGATATTAAAGAATGGATTAAGTGGGGAATGAGTAATGATGGAAATATAGATGAACATATCATAGAATTTTTGTCTACATTTCCTGAATATCTTCATACTCCTGATTCAGAAGAAACAATAAAGGCTACTCCAAGAAGCTGGGAGAGAGTATCAAAAGCATATAAGGTATTTGTAAAAAATAAGGGAAAATACTCTTTAGATACTCTACTGAATGTTGTAAAAGGAAATGTTGGGATTAGCATTGCAAATGATTTTGGAAACTTTTTGATAAACCTAAAAACACCTTTAGTAAAGGTTGAAGATATATTCAGCAGTGATATTTTAAATTTTGATCTAAAGGAAAAAATAGAAAAGGAAAATCATTCTAGATTATACATATTGTCTAAAAATTCGTTAAGGTATTTGGAAAATATGCCGATAGAAAGGAATTTAAGGCTATTTTCAGAACTTTTAAATTTATATCCAAGAGATTTGAGACTTGGTATTATGAAGGAAATAAAAAGAGATTATAAGGAAAGTGGACTATATGAAAAGTTACTAGGTACTGAAGAGTTCTTAGAAGCATTTTTTAATATATTTGGTTGA
- a CDS encoding GTP pyrophosphokinase translates to MAMNDWKVFLMPYEQAVDELKVKLKSIRKEYRKKNEYSPIEFVTGRVKEVSSMLEKANKFEIPIDRIRYELEDIAGIRIMCQFVDDIDTVVQILRERKDMQILYEKDYVRNVKESGYRSYHMIIKYPVNMAEGLVEILAEFQIRTLAMNFWATIEHSLNYKYKQHIPEQLKEKLKRSADAAFRLDEEMLEIKDEIKDAQKLFEVKSHLISNIMNLLLTLISLGKETEAARFQKTLNKLIEDGEVWELNSLLFSVKREIEKYTD, encoded by the coding sequence ATGGCAATGAATGATTGGAAGGTTTTCTTAATGCCTTATGAGCAAGCAGTAGATGAACTGAAAGTTAAGTTAAAATCAATTAGAAAAGAATATAGAAAAAAAAATGAATATTCACCTATAGAGTTTGTAACAGGAAGAGTAAAAGAAGTATCAAGTATGTTAGAAAAAGCTAACAAATTTGAAATACCAATAGATAGGATTAGATATGAACTTGAGGATATTGCAGGAATAAGAATAATGTGTCAGTTTGTTGATGATATAGACACAGTAGTGCAGATATTAAGAGAACGTAAAGATATGCAGATTCTTTATGAGAAGGATTATGTAAGGAATGTTAAAGAGAGTGGTTATAGAAGTTATCATATGATAATAAAATATCCTGTAAATATGGCAGAAGGACTAGTTGAAATTTTGGCTGAATTTCAAATAAGAACATTAGCAATGAATTTCTGGGCAACTATTGAACATTCTCTTAATTACAAATATAAGCAACATATACCAGAACAATTAAAGGAAAAACTTAAAAGATCTGCAGATGCAGCATTTAGATTAGATGAAGAAATGTTAGAAATCAAAGATGAAATTAAGGATGCACAAAAATTATTTGAGGTTAAATCACATTTAATTTCAAATATAATGAATTTACTATTAACTTTAATTTCACTAGGTAAGGAAACAGAGGCAGCCAGATTCCAAAAAACTTTAAATAAGTTAATAGAAGATGGGGAAGTTTGGGAGCTAAATAGTTTATTGTTTTCTGTTAAAAGAGAAATTGAAAAATATACAGATTAA
- a CDS encoding DUF2225 domain-containing protein, translated as MSDTSILNHLFDKQIVCPVCNSHFKAKTVKSKSPRVISKDSDFFIRYSVVNPYFYDVLICNSCGYAAMRSDFEKLKSHKKELVLSNVTPKWKPREYPHILDEKLAIERYKLALLNAMLIDLPNSTKGMISLKIAWLNRLLDNNIQETLFLKQALEGFNTAYMTEILPIYGLQRDSLMYLLGELNRRLGNNQDALQWYSKTIVNTNSSYKIKEMARVGKDLIKTANT; from the coding sequence ATGAGTGATACGAGTATATTAAATCATCTTTTTGACAAACAGATAGTCTGTCCTGTTTGTAATTCACATTTTAAAGCTAAAACAGTTAAATCTAAGTCACCACGAGTTATTTCTAAGGATTCAGATTTCTTTATAAGATACTCTGTAGTAAATCCGTATTTTTATGATGTATTAATATGTAATTCATGCGGCTACGCTGCAATGAGATCAGATTTTGAAAAACTAAAATCACATAAAAAAGAACTTGTTTTAAGTAACGTAACACCAAAATGGAAACCAAGAGAATATCCACATATTTTAGATGAAAAATTAGCAATTGAGCGCTATAAATTGGCTTTATTAAATGCTATGCTTATTGATTTGCCAAATAGTACAAAAGGTATGATTTCTCTAAAAATTGCTTGGTTGAATAGATTATTGGATAATAATATTCAAGAAACTTTGTTTTTAAAGCAAGCTCTCGAAGGATTTAACACTGCTTATATGACTGAGATTCTTCCTATATATGGCTTACAAAGAGATTCTTTAATGTATCTTTTGGGAGAATTAAACCGAAGATTAGGAAATAATCAAGATGCATTACAATGGTACTCTAAAACTATTGTTAATACAAATTCTTCTTATAAAATTAAAGAGATGGCTCGCGTTGGAAAAGATTTAATTAAAACTGCCAACACATAA